The window AGAAGCCTGCTGCCTCATTATCATATTCACCATTATTGGCGTTGCTGTTTTTCCATTTAAAACTTTCGCTTGACGATGGGATACTTTCAACCCTTACCTTTTTATCCAGCAACTTTATTATTATGACGGAAGCTTCAGCCCTTGTAAGTGTACCCTTGGGGTTAAATTTGTTGTTACTTCCCGTCAAAAGCCCCATGCGGTAGCAGTCAATTACATCCTGAAGATATTTACTTGTAATAGTAGGATAATCTGTCATTTTAAGCTTCTGGTAGCCTGTGTATACATTATCAAAAAAGCCTTTGTTTCCCTTGGACGGATATGGGTCACTTCCCTTTACAAAGTAATCACGGGGAACATTTTCATACTTTCCTATAGTCCTTCTTGCCAGACTTGCCGCCAGCTCACGTGTTATAGGCTTTGTATAGTCTGATATTTCACCTTTTGTCAAGATTCCTTCTTTAAGAGCTAAATCTACAAAAGGTTTGAAATAAGGTACTCCCTGGGGTACTTCGGGGCTGTATCCTATTGCCCTCATGAGCATTAAAATATACTGTCCTCCCAAAAGCTTGTCATTTGGGCCAAACCTTCCGTGGGGATATCCGGATATTATTTCAAGTGCCGATATTTTGGCTATATGATTTCTTCCCCAGTGATTTTTAATATCATAATATTTAGCCAGTCCGGCATCTAAGCTTGCTTGGGTCAGGTTGTTGTATTTGTCTACAATGGGCTGCATCCGCATTGTAGTTGTTGTACTCCCCTGTGTACTTGAATTTTCAGCTGTTATGGGCAAAAGCGCTGATAATATAATTGCTGAAACCGTTATGGCGCATAAAAGTTTTTTTATCATGCTTACTATTCTCCTTTTTAAATTTACATAAAATTCTTCTTGGAATGTGTACTTTTGAATATGATAATTGATACAACATTTAAATACTAATAGCTGTAGCATTGTTGAACGAATATGAAAAACTAATATAATAATGAATTTACTCTAAGATGTGATTTTTTTCATTAATGACTTGTGTTGGACTAGTCCAAATTTTCACTTATTTACTAAAACTTCCGATTTTTATTATATCATGGCTGAGATATGTGTCAATAATTTTTTAATTAAGAATTTTGATAAATGATAACATATTAAATAAAAATTATAACAATAAATTTGACATAATTTGCAAAAAAATGTAATATGTTACTATTGATACATTTATTACGAGTTAACATGATGATTGCTATTAGGCAGCCGGAAAATTATACAAAATTTATGAAAGGAATATGTATAATGTGAAAATCATTATACAGGGAATGTTTATGAAATTAAAATTAATAGCACCAAAATCTTATGCCGAAGAGGCTGTAAACCCATTTCCGCCTTATGTTTTGTTGGTTTTGGCATCATTATCTCCTAATTGGGTAGAGGTAACAATCGAAGATGAAAATGTTGAAGATATTAATTTTGAAGAATCAGTTGATTTAGTTGGCATTACAGTGATTATGCACAATGCACAAAGAGCATTTGATATAGCAGATGTATATAGAAAAAAAGGGGTAAAGGTTTTTATGGGAGGAATTTTTGCCGAATCAAATCCCGATGACTGTTTAATGCATGCAGATTCAGTTATAGTAAGCGAAGTCGAAGATATGTGGGAAGATATTTTAAATGATTTTAAGACTGGAAACTATCTTCCTAAATATCAGGCCGTAAAAAGACCGGAAATTTCAGACAGGCCTATACCACGCCATGATTTGATTAAAGATAAACCAGGTTATTTTTCTAAAAATTTAATTATGATTTCAAGAGGATGTCCAAACAGATGTGAATACTGTTCTTCAGGTTTGCATTGGAAAGGTCAGATTAAAACAAGAAATTTAGACGAAATCATTAGGGAAATTGAGTTGCTAGACCCAAGTAAACCAATAATGTTTATTGATGATAACTTAATTTGGAGTAAAGATTATGCAAAAGAGCTGTTTCGTGCTCTTATACCTTTGAAAAGAAAATGGATTAGTTGTGGATCATGTATAGATTCCGTGGAGGATTCAGAGCTTGTATATTTGGCAAAAGAAAGTGGTTGCTCATCTATGTTATTTGGATTTGAAACAATAAATAGCGAGGCACTAAAAACATCCCGAAAAGGATTTAATCAGGTTGAGAAATATAATAATACTATAGAAATATTTCATAAACTGGACATTGCAGTATTAGGAACATTTATTTTTGGGCTTGATGGGGAAACTTACAAAACATTTGAAAATACTGTGCAATTCATTAAAGATTCTGAAATTGATATGGTAAATCTAAATATGTTATATCCTTATCCGGGTACTCCATTCAGAGAGCGGTTAAAAAGAGAAAACAGGCTTATCGAATATGAATATGAAAATGAATGGAATACTTTTGCGTATAATAAAGTAATGTTTAGGCCTAAAAATATGACAGTAGAAGAATTAAGTAAAGGTTTTGAATATTCGGTAAAGGAATTGTCAAGTAGAGAGATTTGCGCAAAAAGAGTCTCTGAAGCTATCAAACATAACCGATACCCAGAGTATGTTTTTAATCAAAACATGAAACTAAGGCAACATGTAACAAAAATGTATGGAGAATATTAAACCTGATAAATTATGTATCAAAATAAGAGTCGCCAGACACAATCTGTCTGGCAATCCCTTTCTCCCTATTAAACATAAACCTGCATATCAGAGAGGTTAAAGGTGAAACCAGAACAAGACCTATGCATCCTATTAATGTATGTAATATCTCCGCTGATATTGACTTTGAATTAAATATATTCATTAGAGGTGTTCCCTGAGCCATATACACCATCATAACTGTTATGTAACTTCCCATATAAGCAAATAACAAGGTAGTAGTTTGGCTGCCT of the Ruminiclostridium papyrosolvens DSM 2782 genome contains:
- a CDS encoding B12-binding domain-containing radical SAM protein codes for the protein MKLKLIAPKSYAEEAVNPFPPYVLLVLASLSPNWVEVTIEDENVEDINFEESVDLVGITVIMHNAQRAFDIADVYRKKGVKVFMGGIFAESNPDDCLMHADSVIVSEVEDMWEDILNDFKTGNYLPKYQAVKRPEISDRPIPRHDLIKDKPGYFSKNLIMISRGCPNRCEYCSSGLHWKGQIKTRNLDEIIREIELLDPSKPIMFIDDNLIWSKDYAKELFRALIPLKRKWISCGSCIDSVEDSELVYLAKESGCSSMLFGFETINSEALKTSRKGFNQVEKYNNTIEIFHKLDIAVLGTFIFGLDGETYKTFENTVQFIKDSEIDMVNLNMLYPYPGTPFRERLKRENRLIEYEYENEWNTFAYNKVMFRPKNMTVEELSKGFEYSVKELSSREICAKRVSEAIKHNRYPEYVFNQNMKLRQHVTKMYGEY
- a CDS encoding S-layer homology domain-containing protein produces the protein MIKKLLCAITVSAIILSALLPITAENSSTQGSTTTTMRMQPIVDKYNNLTQASLDAGLAKYYDIKNHWGRNHIAKISALEIISGYPHGRFGPNDKLLGGQYILMLMRAIGYSPEVPQGVPYFKPFVDLALKEGILTKGEISDYTKPITRELAASLARRTIGKYENVPRDYFVKGSDPYPSKGNKGFFDNVYTGYQKLKMTDYPTITSKYLQDVIDCYRMGLLTGSNNKFNPKGTLTRAEASVIIIKLLDKKVRVESIPSSSESFKWKNSNANNGEYDNEAAGFYENKEYTLYKGLFPMMEIWETAQAMYKNRSLITGGKIDFTYSEKNKSFGINYFNSQDHFTQYMNDTYGLILPLNGIGIATQRSQIKKGQRESLYDNCDGWLYEILSYEVDKYNKDLKRYTYELLKVWFGKDYEQAKKIHDQYLDYGLKDIDWKHQIYLINGRQISVVGGNGDSGNVFSFQVWAKGFITKETMLKLNS